The Proteus vulgaris genome has a segment encoding these proteins:
- the dmsA_3 gene encoding anaerobic dimethyl sulfoxide reductase, molybdopterin-binding subunit: MFGEKGKAEFKPISWDEALDLIEKNIRETIDKFGNEGLFISTHAGNMDSIKNDMGKAFFDYLGGSTKQAGSLCCSAVTAAMIPMVGLRYADTRDTVKDSRYILCWGNNPAVTMQAYFKNYNQARRNGARMVVIDPRFNETAAKADEWISIIPGTDTALALGMIKIIIEENLTDKPFLRAHTGAVYLVNSQQKLLRQSDDDQDSYLVFDTLSQQLVHHDTPNIIPALTHDELPANADYVTVFEQIYQQAQPWTVEKTSQETDIPKETIIRLARDYATTKPAMIVQNMSGAQRTEFGAYVAASQFYLALLTGNIGKKGAGICDAGGARQMAKFSPIIPPAPNTKPIKPIPVAKVGDWIVNERPHPINFWWIMTMGVMTQLPNTNMVRNALKKVPFVVVADNLMSSTALYADLVLPVTTIFEDTSLMAGVRSQYVQLMEKAVEPPGEAKPDYWIFARLAERFGFGDVFNQPIEHYIDACLEGSGITREMLEKGPVRPVEGDWIPFKEGVFRTSTKKAHFFIEEWQDKNFSPIVTYYPVKESTKGSPELAKKYPLMAVQRKLARSVHSSHGMNEWILEVQRNQPNILIHPNDALARGIKDGEWAIAFNDRGEHRAIAVVTTHIKQGVVSLDNGWWEQQGGSSSHVTNDHVEPLGNGHCCNSTLVNVRREA; encoded by the coding sequence GTGTTTGGTGAAAAAGGAAAAGCAGAGTTCAAACCCATTAGTTGGGATGAAGCGCTCGATCTCATTGAAAAAAATATTAGAGAAACCATTGATAAGTTTGGTAATGAGGGACTGTTTATCTCCACTCATGCGGGCAATATGGACTCAATTAAAAATGATATGGGTAAGGCCTTTTTTGATTACTTAGGCGGTTCAACAAAACAAGCTGGCTCTCTTTGTTGCTCTGCGGTAACCGCGGCGATGATCCCAATGGTCGGCCTACGTTATGCTGATACACGTGATACTGTAAAAGACAGTCGCTATATTCTTTGCTGGGGGAATAATCCGGCTGTCACCATGCAAGCCTATTTTAAAAACTACAATCAAGCTCGCCGAAATGGTGCCAGAATGGTGGTTATTGATCCTCGCTTTAATGAAACTGCGGCTAAAGCCGATGAGTGGATCTCTATCATTCCTGGTACTGATACGGCACTTGCATTAGGTATGATAAAAATTATCATTGAAGAAAATCTCACTGATAAACCTTTTTTACGTGCGCATACGGGTGCTGTTTACCTTGTTAACTCACAACAAAAACTATTACGTCAATCTGATGATGATCAAGATAGTTATCTAGTTTTTGATACTTTAAGTCAGCAACTTGTTCACCATGACACACCGAATATTATCCCTGCGTTAACGCATGATGAACTACCTGCTAACGCTGATTATGTGACTGTCTTTGAGCAGATTTATCAACAAGCACAACCTTGGACTGTCGAAAAAACCAGTCAAGAAACGGATATCCCGAAAGAAACGATTATTCGTTTAGCGCGTGATTATGCCACGACTAAACCCGCGATGATTGTGCAAAATATGTCCGGTGCTCAACGAACAGAATTCGGTGCTTATGTTGCTGCTAGCCAGTTTTATCTCGCCTTATTAACCGGCAATATCGGTAAAAAAGGCGCTGGAATTTGTGATGCTGGTGGTGCTCGTCAAATGGCGAAATTTAGTCCAATTATTCCACCAGCACCTAATACAAAACCCATCAAGCCTATCCCTGTTGCAAAAGTCGGTGATTGGATTGTCAATGAAAGACCACACCCAATTAATTTTTGGTGGATCATGACCATGGGTGTGATGACGCAACTTCCTAACACTAATATGGTGCGTAATGCACTGAAAAAAGTGCCTTTTGTTGTTGTGGCTGATAACTTGATGTCATCCACTGCACTTTATGCCGATCTTGTACTCCCTGTTACCACTATTTTTGAAGATACTAGTTTAATGGCTGGCGTTCGTAGTCAATATGTACAATTAATGGAAAAAGCAGTTGAGCCACCAGGAGAAGCAAAACCTGATTATTGGATCTTTGCTCGTCTAGCCGAACGTTTTGGATTTGGTGACGTGTTCAACCAACCTATTGAACACTATATTGATGCTTGTCTTGAAGGCTCCGGCATTACTCGTGAAATGTTAGAAAAAGGCCCAGTGCGTCCAGTTGAAGGCGATTGGATCCCCTTTAAAGAGGGTGTTTTCCGTACTTCAACGAAAAAAGCACACTTCTTTATTGAAGAGTGGCAGGATAAAAACTTCTCTCCTATTGTCACCTATTATCCCGTAAAAGAATCGACAAAAGGCTCACCTGAACTCGCTAAAAAATATCCACTGATGGCAGTACAACGCAAACTCGCTCGTAGTGTTCACTCTAGCCATGGTATGAATGAGTGGATCTTAGAAGTGCAGCGTAATCAACCTAATATTCTTATCCATCCTAATGATGCCTTAGCCAGAGGAATCAAAGACGGTGAATGGGCTATCGCGTTTAATGATCGAGGAGAGCACCGCGCAATTGCCGTTGTGACCACGCATATTAAGCAAGGCGTTGTTTCATTAGATAATGGATGGTGGGAACAACAAGGCGGAAGCAGTAGCCATGTCACCAATGACCACGTTGAACCTTTAGGTAATGGTCATTGCTGTAATAGTACCTTGGTTAACGTAAGACGGGAGGCATGA